The Ochotona princeps isolate mOchPri1 chromosome 1, mOchPri1.hap1, whole genome shotgun sequence genome has a segment encoding these proteins:
- the LOC101535219 gene encoding HLA class II histocompatibility antigen, DO beta chain isoform X4, giving the protein MNLLFHFFFFLPRMDSMWRRWMLALLVSLTWLHYSGAQDRDSPEDFVIQAKADCYFTNGTEQVRFVVRFIFNLEECLHFDSDLGHFVALTELGRPDAEAWNRRPDILERSRASVDLLCRRNYKLGVPFTVGRKGFYPGDLRVRWLRNGQAETAGVMSTGLIRNGDWTFQTTEMLEMTPELGDIYTCLVDHPSLLNPISVEWRAQVEHSWAKMLSGVAGFLLGLIFFLVGIITYLRAWKGCMETQRSAAEVSRAGFPSQPY; this is encoded by the exons ATgaatttattgtttcatttctttttttttctccccagaatGGATTCCATGTGGCGCCGCTGGATGTTGGCTCTGCTAGTGAGTCTGACCTGGCTGCATTACTCCGGGGCTCAAGACAGAGACTCTCCAG AAGATTTTGTGATTCAGGCAAAAGCTGACTGCTACTTCACCAATGGGACAGAGCAGGTGCGGTTCGTGGTCAGATTCATCTTCAACCTGGAGGAGTGCCTACACTTCGACAGTGACCTGGGACACTTTGTGGCCCTGACGGAGCTGGGGCGGCCTGATGCCGAGGCTTGGAACAGGCGGCCCGATATCCTGGAGAGGAGCAGGGCGTCTGTGGATCTGCTCTGTAGACGCAACTACAAGCTGGGAGTCCCGTTCACTGTGGGGAGAAAGG GCTTCTACCCAGGGGACCTCAGAGTCAGGTGGCTGAGGAACGGGCAGGCGGAGACTGCTGGGGTCATGTCCACCGGCCTCATCAGAAATGGAGACTGGACCTTTCAGACCACCGAGATGCTGGAAATGACCCCCGAACTTGGAGACATCTACACTTGCCTAGTCGATCACCCCAGCCTGCTGAACCCCATATCTGTGGAGTGGA GAGCTCAGGTTGAACATTCCTGGGCAAAGATGCTAAGTGGAGTTGCAGGCTTCCTGCTTGGGCTGATCTTCTTTTTGGTGGGCATCATCACCTACCTCAGGGCTTGGAAAG GCTGCATGGAGACTCAGCGGTCTGCTGCTGAG GTCTCAAGAGCTGGTTTTCCATCACAGCCATACTGA
- the LOC101535219 gene encoding HLA class II histocompatibility antigen, DO beta chain isoform X2, with product MDSMWRRWMLALLVSLTWLHYSGAQDRDSPEDFVIQAKADCYFTNGTEQVRFVVRFIFNLEECLHFDSDLGHFVALTELGRPDAEAWNRRPDILERSRASVDLLCRRNYKLGVPFTVGRKVPPVVTVSPERTPVLHQHNVLLCSVTGFYPGDLRVRWLRNGQAETAGVMSTGLIRNGDWTFQTTEMLEMTPELGDIYTCLVDHPSLLNPISVEWRAQVEHSWAKMLSGVAGFLLGLIFFLVGIITYLRAWKGCMETQRSAAEVSRAGFPSQPY from the exons atGGATTCCATGTGGCGCCGCTGGATGTTGGCTCTGCTAGTGAGTCTGACCTGGCTGCATTACTCCGGGGCTCAAGACAGAGACTCTCCAG AAGATTTTGTGATTCAGGCAAAAGCTGACTGCTACTTCACCAATGGGACAGAGCAGGTGCGGTTCGTGGTCAGATTCATCTTCAACCTGGAGGAGTGCCTACACTTCGACAGTGACCTGGGACACTTTGTGGCCCTGACGGAGCTGGGGCGGCCTGATGCCGAGGCTTGGAACAGGCGGCCCGATATCCTGGAGAGGAGCAGGGCGTCTGTGGATCTGCTCTGTAGACGCAACTACAAGCTGGGAGTCCCGTTCACTGTGGGGAGAAAGG TGCCACCAGTGGTGACAGTGTCCCCAGAAAGGACACCCGTCCTGCACCAGCACAAtgtgctgctctgctctgtgACAGGCTTCTACCCAGGGGACCTCAGAGTCAGGTGGCTGAGGAACGGGCAGGCGGAGACTGCTGGGGTCATGTCCACCGGCCTCATCAGAAATGGAGACTGGACCTTTCAGACCACCGAGATGCTGGAAATGACCCCCGAACTTGGAGACATCTACACTTGCCTAGTCGATCACCCCAGCCTGCTGAACCCCATATCTGTGGAGTGGA GAGCTCAGGTTGAACATTCCTGGGCAAAGATGCTAAGTGGAGTTGCAGGCTTCCTGCTTGGGCTGATCTTCTTTTTGGTGGGCATCATCACCTACCTCAGGGCTTGGAAAG GCTGCATGGAGACTCAGCGGTCTGCTGCTGAG GTCTCAAGAGCTGGTTTTCCATCACAGCCATACTGA
- the LOC101535219 gene encoding HLA class II histocompatibility antigen, DO beta chain isoform X3, which yields MNLLFHFFFFLPRMDSMWRRWMLALLVSLTWLHYSGAQDRDSPEQVRFVVRFIFNLEECLHFDSDLGHFVALTELGRPDAEAWNRRPDILERSRASVDLLCRRNYKLGVPFTVGRKVPPVVTVSPERTPVLHQHNVLLCSVTGFYPGDLRVRWLRNGQAETAGVMSTGLIRNGDWTFQTTEMLEMTPELGDIYTCLVDHPSLLNPISVEWRAQVEHSWAKMLSGVAGFLLGLIFFLVGIITYLRAWKGCMETQRSAAEVSRAGFPSQPY from the exons ATgaatttattgtttcatttctttttttttctccccagaatGGATTCCATGTGGCGCCGCTGGATGTTGGCTCTGCTAGTGAGTCTGACCTGGCTGCATTACTCCGGGGCTCAAGACAGAGACTCTCCAG AGCAGGTGCGGTTCGTGGTCAGATTCATCTTCAACCTGGAGGAGTGCCTACACTTCGACAGTGACCTGGGACACTTTGTGGCCCTGACGGAGCTGGGGCGGCCTGATGCCGAGGCTTGGAACAGGCGGCCCGATATCCTGGAGAGGAGCAGGGCGTCTGTGGATCTGCTCTGTAGACGCAACTACAAGCTGGGAGTCCCGTTCACTGTGGGGAGAAAGG TGCCACCAGTGGTGACAGTGTCCCCAGAAAGGACACCCGTCCTGCACCAGCACAAtgtgctgctctgctctgtgACAGGCTTCTACCCAGGGGACCTCAGAGTCAGGTGGCTGAGGAACGGGCAGGCGGAGACTGCTGGGGTCATGTCCACCGGCCTCATCAGAAATGGAGACTGGACCTTTCAGACCACCGAGATGCTGGAAATGACCCCCGAACTTGGAGACATCTACACTTGCCTAGTCGATCACCCCAGCCTGCTGAACCCCATATCTGTGGAGTGGA GAGCTCAGGTTGAACATTCCTGGGCAAAGATGCTAAGTGGAGTTGCAGGCTTCCTGCTTGGGCTGATCTTCTTTTTGGTGGGCATCATCACCTACCTCAGGGCTTGGAAAG GCTGCATGGAGACTCAGCGGTCTGCTGCTGAG GTCTCAAGAGCTGGTTTTCCATCACAGCCATACTGA
- the LOC101535219 gene encoding HLA class II histocompatibility antigen, DO beta chain isoform X1, which yields MNLLFHFFFFLPRMDSMWRRWMLALLVSLTWLHYSGAQDRDSPEDFVIQAKADCYFTNGTEQVRFVVRFIFNLEECLHFDSDLGHFVALTELGRPDAEAWNRRPDILERSRASVDLLCRRNYKLGVPFTVGRKVPPVVTVSPERTPVLHQHNVLLCSVTGFYPGDLRVRWLRNGQAETAGVMSTGLIRNGDWTFQTTEMLEMTPELGDIYTCLVDHPSLLNPISVEWRAQVEHSWAKMLSGVAGFLLGLIFFLVGIITYLRAWKGCMETQRSAAEVSRAGFPSQPY from the exons ATgaatttattgtttcatttctttttttttctccccagaatGGATTCCATGTGGCGCCGCTGGATGTTGGCTCTGCTAGTGAGTCTGACCTGGCTGCATTACTCCGGGGCTCAAGACAGAGACTCTCCAG AAGATTTTGTGATTCAGGCAAAAGCTGACTGCTACTTCACCAATGGGACAGAGCAGGTGCGGTTCGTGGTCAGATTCATCTTCAACCTGGAGGAGTGCCTACACTTCGACAGTGACCTGGGACACTTTGTGGCCCTGACGGAGCTGGGGCGGCCTGATGCCGAGGCTTGGAACAGGCGGCCCGATATCCTGGAGAGGAGCAGGGCGTCTGTGGATCTGCTCTGTAGACGCAACTACAAGCTGGGAGTCCCGTTCACTGTGGGGAGAAAGG TGCCACCAGTGGTGACAGTGTCCCCAGAAAGGACACCCGTCCTGCACCAGCACAAtgtgctgctctgctctgtgACAGGCTTCTACCCAGGGGACCTCAGAGTCAGGTGGCTGAGGAACGGGCAGGCGGAGACTGCTGGGGTCATGTCCACCGGCCTCATCAGAAATGGAGACTGGACCTTTCAGACCACCGAGATGCTGGAAATGACCCCCGAACTTGGAGACATCTACACTTGCCTAGTCGATCACCCCAGCCTGCTGAACCCCATATCTGTGGAGTGGA GAGCTCAGGTTGAACATTCCTGGGCAAAGATGCTAAGTGGAGTTGCAGGCTTCCTGCTTGGGCTGATCTTCTTTTTGGTGGGCATCATCACCTACCTCAGGGCTTGGAAAG GCTGCATGGAGACTCAGCGGTCTGCTGCTGAG GTCTCAAGAGCTGGTTTTCCATCACAGCCATACTGA